The Antarcticibacterium sp. 1MA-6-2 genome has a window encoding:
- a CDS encoding ThuA domain-containing protein, whose product MDVKKPGYLSSLKLLSFEHKSIPSGVEALLNLGKDNKIQMDTTSNSAAFTEDNLKQYHAVVFLNTTGDVLD is encoded by the coding sequence GTGGACGTAAAGAAACCCGGTTACTTATCTTCACTAAAACTGCTTAGTTTTGAACATAAATCTATTCCTTCCGGGGTTGAGGCACTGCTAAATCTGGGGAAGGACAATAAAATCCAAATGGATACGACAAGTAACAGTGCAGCTTTTACAGAGGACAATTTAAAGCAATATCATGCGGTGGTTTTTTTAAATACTACAGGAGATGTACTCGATTAA
- a CDS encoding O-methyltransferase, with protein sequence MELSSRVFKSNTRKVSAIAKNAGISKKRAILLNKLTSYLEIKNALELGTSVGISSASIAMENKVRLTTIEGCPETAKIAEEYFQKFELENIQLEVGSFEEFFSGEWRVESGKSETGKSGEWRVESGKSKLEKGESGEWRVESEDSELTNGESGMWKVESGESEAIKSKPKTENIERISKFQIPNSKQPISENRKHITDNRQPITDTRQPTTDLIYFDGNHQKEATLEYFHKLLPLAHNDSVFIFDDIHWSKGMEEAWEEIKNHPEVRVTIDSFFWGMVFFRREQEKEHFIIRL encoded by the coding sequence TTGGAGCTAAGCAGCAGGGTTTTTAAATCCAATACCCGTAAAGTTTCTGCCATTGCAAAAAATGCCGGGATTTCAAAAAAAAGAGCTATCCTGCTTAACAAGCTTACCTCCTACCTCGAGATTAAAAATGCATTGGAATTGGGAACTTCCGTAGGTATTTCTTCTGCTTCAATTGCAATGGAAAATAAGGTGAGGTTAACAACAATAGAAGGGTGCCCCGAAACGGCCAAAATCGCAGAAGAGTATTTCCAAAAATTTGAGTTGGAAAATATTCAACTTGAGGTGGGAAGTTTTGAAGAATTCTTTAGTGGAGAGTGGAGAGTGGAGAGTGGAAAGTCAGAGACTGGGAAGAGTGGAGAGTGGAGAGTGGAAAGTGGAAAGTCGAAACTGGAAAAAGGAGAGAGTGGAGAGTGGAGAGTGGAGAGTGAAGATTCAGAATTAACGAACGGAGAAAGTGGAATGTGGAAAGTGGAGAGTGGAGAGTCAGAAGCAATAAAAAGTAAACCGAAAACAGAAAACATTGAAAGAATTTCCAAATTCCAAATTCCAAATTCCAAACAACCAATATCAGAAAACAGAAAACATATAACTGACAACCGACAACCGATAACAGATACCCGCCAACCAACAACCGACCTGATCTACTTCGACGGCAACCACCAAAAAGAAGCTACTCTGGAATACTTCCATAAACTTCTGCCTCTGGCGCATAATGATTCAGTCTTTATTTTTGATGATATTCACTGGTCCAAAGGAATGGAGGAAGCCTGGGAGGAGATCAAGAACCATCCGGAAGTAAGGGTGACGATTGACAGCTTTTTTTGGGGAATGGTATTCTTCCGAAGAGAACAGGAAAAAGAACATTTTATAATTAGATTGTAA